In Diabrotica undecimpunctata isolate CICGRU chromosome 4, icDiaUnde3, whole genome shotgun sequence, a single genomic region encodes these proteins:
- the LOC140438372 gene encoding uncharacterized protein isoform X2: MENLYRSKHQGDKLEIIKLILIMGHNRQYDWLLYICFIFILAFIETHVIAGIIMLYNKTGTWKVLIPYMSTIIAAQPACAGLFLMTKYLSTAHEMADTISRSSTTLPIQDPLFEKYCIKQARNTKICIFLFVMLSLFVHLLFTLPSVFKDYNTHILYWLFEEYYIPPYRALALWMECISGIIGLLMY, from the exons gtgaTAAACTGGAAATAAtcaaactaattttaataatggGTCACAACAGGCAATATGATTGGCTactatacatttgttttatatttatactaGCATTTATCGAAACTCATGTAATTGCAGGAATAATTATGTTATACAATAAAACTGGTACTTGGAAAGTTCTAATTCCATATATGTCAACAATTATCGCCGCCCAACCG gcTTGCGCTGGTTTGTTTCTAATGACAAAGTATTTAAGTACAGCTCATGAGATGGCCGATACTATATCGAGAAGTAGCACGACACTTCCAATTCAAGATCCATTATTTGAGAAATACTGTATAAAACAAGccagaaatacaaaaatttgtatttttctatttgtGATGTTAAGTTTGTTTGTACACTTACTATTTACTTTACCCTCGGTGTTTAAGGATTATAACACACATATTTTATATTGGCTATTCGAAGAATATTATATACCTCCTTATAGAGCATTGGCGTTATGGATGGAATGTATATCAGGAATCATAG